In Kitasatospora viridis, a single window of DNA contains:
- a CDS encoding MFS transporter, producing MDMPAARRKTVLACLCATLFMAMLDNVVVNTALPRIGERLHAGVSSLQWVVEGYSLVYAALLLTGGSLGDRFGRTRVYLIGLGLFTAGSAAAALSPGIGALVAARGLQGVGAALLTPGSLAIIRQVFTDERERAKAIGTWSSVSALGLTVGPVIGGPIVQHVGWAGVFWINVPIGLAALPVAARTLPRLPGRARGLDLPGQLLSALGVGGLVYALVEGPGKGWTDRWVLAAGALAAVGLLAFLLVERRTAEPMFDLRMVRDRVLVGAELSGFVISFGVFGALFFLPLLMQGLMGWSPTAAGIAALPNTAMIVVAAPVASALSTRFGPRYVVVTGLGLGALALAGLSCYGSHAHYLEYIWVLMVLGLGMGLTFTPVSIAVLRRVPPQQAGMASATVNTMRELGGVVGVAALGAVLSSRMTASLTGPLERLGGTGAQAHQIARAFSGGTGAGLPGAVRVAAAESFVDGLHLAMRCGAGALAVAAVVVAVLLKPVGSPLPAAPAPAAESVPVGARD from the coding sequence ATGGACATGCCCGCCGCGCGCCGCAAGACGGTGCTCGCCTGCCTCTGCGCCACGCTGTTCATGGCGATGCTGGACAACGTCGTGGTCAACACCGCGCTGCCCCGGATCGGCGAGCGGCTGCACGCCGGCGTCAGCAGCCTGCAGTGGGTGGTGGAGGGCTACAGCCTGGTCTACGCCGCCCTGCTGCTCACCGGCGGCAGCCTCGGCGACCGGTTCGGCCGCACCCGGGTCTACCTGATCGGCCTCGGGCTCTTCACCGCCGGCTCGGCCGCCGCCGCGCTCTCCCCGGGGATCGGCGCGCTGGTCGCCGCCCGCGGCCTGCAAGGAGTCGGCGCGGCGCTGCTCACCCCGGGCAGCCTGGCGATCATCCGGCAGGTCTTCACCGACGAGCGGGAGCGGGCCAAGGCGATCGGCACCTGGTCCAGCGTCTCCGCGCTCGGACTGACCGTCGGCCCGGTGATCGGCGGGCCGATCGTCCAGCACGTGGGCTGGGCCGGGGTGTTCTGGATCAACGTGCCGATCGGCCTGGCCGCGCTGCCCGTCGCCGCCCGGACGCTGCCCCGGCTGCCCGGCCGGGCCCGCGGGCTCGACCTGCCCGGCCAGCTGCTCTCCGCGCTCGGCGTCGGCGGCCTGGTCTATGCCCTGGTCGAAGGGCCCGGGAAGGGCTGGACCGACCGCTGGGTGCTCGCCGCCGGCGCGCTCGCGGCGGTCGGCCTGCTCGCCTTCCTGCTGGTCGAGCGGCGCACCGCGGAGCCGATGTTCGACCTGCGGATGGTCCGCGACCGGGTGCTGGTCGGGGCCGAGCTCAGCGGGTTCGTGATCAGCTTCGGGGTGTTCGGCGCGCTCTTCTTCCTCCCGCTGCTGATGCAGGGCCTGATGGGCTGGAGCCCGACCGCCGCCGGCATCGCCGCGCTGCCCAACACGGCGATGATCGTGGTCGCGGCGCCGGTGGCCTCCGCACTCAGCACCCGGTTCGGACCGAGGTACGTGGTGGTCACCGGGCTCGGGCTGGGCGCCCTCGCGCTGGCCGGCCTGTCCTGTTACGGCAGCCACGCGCACTACCTGGAGTACATCTGGGTGCTGATGGTGCTCGGCCTCGGCATGGGGCTCACCTTCACCCCGGTCTCGATCGCCGTGCTGCGCCGGGTGCCGCCGCAGCAGGCCGGGATGGCCTCCGCCACCGTGAACACCATGCGCGAGCTCGGCGGGGTGGTCGGCGTGGCCGCGCTCGGGGCGGTGCTCAGCAGCCGGATGACGGCCTCGCTCACCGGGCCGCTGGAGCGGCTCGGCGGCACCGGCGCGCAGGCCCACCAGATCGCCCGGGCGTTCAGCGGCGGCACCGGGGCCGGGCTGCCGGGTGCCGTCCGGGTCGCCGCCGCCGAGTCGTTCGTGGACGGCCTGCACCTGGCGATGCGCTGCGGCGCGGGCGCCCTGGCGGTCGCCGCGGTGGTCGTCGCCGTGCTGCTGAAGCCGGTCGGTTCGCCCCTGCCGGCCGCGCCCGCGCCGGCTGCGGAATCCGTTCCGGTCGGGGCCCGGGACTGA